The Bdellovibrionales bacterium genome includes a region encoding these proteins:
- a CDS encoding DNA-directed RNA polymerase subunit omega — protein sequence MARVTVEDCLTKVHNRFALVLLVSKRAKQLMKGSQATLGIKSNKTVVVALREVASGNVFFDIDETEGSSEAQIVRDLNR from the coding sequence GTGGCTCGTGTAACGGTGGAAGATTGTCTGACAAAGGTCCATAATCGTTTTGCTTTGGTATTATTGGTCTCCAAGAGGGCAAAACAACTCATGAAGGGTTCTCAGGCTACTTTGGGGATCAAGAGCAATAAAACGGTGGTCGTGGCTTTGAGAGAAGTGGCTTCTGGAAATGTATTTTTTGATATTGACGAGACCGAGGGTAGTTCTGAGGCTCAGATTGTTCGGGATCTTAATCGCTAA
- a CDS encoding polyprenol monophosphomannose synthase — protein sequence MLEKTLIIIPTYNEAENVVGLITEICQRNPHVHVLVVDDNSPDGTADRVEAFGNKTECAEAVHVLRRPGKQGLGRAYIAGFRWGLERNYDILVEMDADFSHRPCDLANLLTALEGHDFAIGSRWVRHGRTLNWSIWRKVISIGGSIYSRFILGYPIRDWTGGFNAWHARVLKEIGLNEIHSEGYSFQIELKYRASSCGFRGIEVPIAFDERREGKSKMSGRIVLEALYRVWWIRFQALSIKGKG from the coding sequence ATGTTGGAAAAAACACTAATAATTATTCCCACCTATAACGAAGCAGAAAATGTCGTCGGTTTGATCACGGAGATTTGCCAAAGAAATCCTCATGTTCATGTTTTAGTGGTTGATGATAATTCCCCTGATGGGACTGCCGATCGTGTTGAAGCTTTTGGTAACAAGACTGAGTGTGCGGAAGCGGTTCATGTCTTGCGACGCCCAGGAAAACAGGGTTTAGGTCGAGCCTATATTGCGGGCTTTCGTTGGGGGCTTGAGCGCAACTATGATATTTTAGTTGAGATGGACGCAGACTTTTCCCACAGGCCATGTGACTTGGCAAATCTTCTTACCGCTCTTGAGGGCCATGATTTTGCCATCGGATCTAGGTGGGTTCGCCACGGAAGAACTCTGAATTGGAGTATTTGGAGAAAAGTGATTAGTATTGGAGGGAGTATTTATTCTCGTTTTATATTGGGCTATCCCATTCGTGATTGGACAGGTGGGTTCAATGCCTGGCATGCGAGAGTTTTAAAGGAAATAGGTCTCAATGAGATCCATTCGGAAGGATATAGTTTTCAGATAGAGTTAAAATATCGGGCGAGCTCCTGTGGATTTCGTGGAATTGAGGTCCCGATAGCTTTTGATGAACGCAGAGAGGGGAAGAGTAAGATGTCCGGCCGCATTGTATTGGAAGCCTTGTATCGGGTCTGGTGGATACGTTTTCAAGCATTGTCCATAAAAGGGAAGGGATGA
- a CDS encoding YicC family protein — protein MKSMTGFGTSLGSNSFLNLEISIKSINGRFFDARFHLPREYFSFEAEMKKEIVKHVRRGSLDIYVQRRVLDSTAGVKIVVNRKLVGRWMKAYRDLAQAAGVSELVSLETLAAIPNVLQTEGEREVNSKEKSLLFSQLKRSLQNLEKERQREGLALRKDIEKHLQGLGDLAREMEKLRLDANGALLKKMESRLKQANLTGQVDEVRLSQEVAIIVDRADIGEEIARLREHLIAFAGEVERQGCEGKKLDFYSQELLREVNTIGSKSQVIHLTHLVVDAKTHIEKIREQVQNVE, from the coding sequence ATGAAAAGCATGACGGGATTTGGGACATCTTTGGGGAGCAACTCCTTTCTGAATTTGGAGATTTCCATCAAGTCTATTAACGGTCGGTTTTTCGACGCTCGTTTTCACCTCCCTCGAGAGTATTTTTCTTTCGAAGCAGAGATGAAAAAGGAAATAGTTAAACATGTTCGAAGGGGAAGTCTGGACATCTATGTTCAGCGTCGAGTTCTGGACTCTACAGCTGGAGTGAAAATTGTTGTGAACCGGAAGTTGGTAGGCAGATGGATGAAGGCTTACCGGGATTTGGCTCAAGCCGCGGGTGTCTCAGAATTGGTTAGTTTGGAAACACTGGCGGCTATTCCAAATGTGCTGCAAACGGAGGGAGAACGAGAAGTGAATTCGAAGGAGAAATCACTTCTCTTTTCTCAGCTGAAGAGATCTCTGCAAAATCTGGAGAAGGAGCGCCAACGGGAAGGCCTCGCCTTGAGAAAGGACATCGAAAAGCACCTTCAGGGTTTAGGCGATCTGGCGCGTGAGATGGAAAAATTGAGACTTGATGCCAACGGTGCACTTCTTAAGAAAATGGAATCTCGGCTTAAGCAGGCCAATCTGACAGGGCAGGTCGACGAAGTTCGTCTCTCGCAAGAAGTAGCGATCATTGTTGATCGTGCGGATATTGGTGAGGAGATCGCGCGATTGAGGGAGCATTTGATTGCATTTGCTGGAGAGGTGGAGCGACAAGGATGTGAAGGGAAGAAGCTGGATTTCTATTCCCAGGAGCTACTCCGAGAGGTCAATACGATTGGGTCAAAATCGCAGGTGATACATTTGACCCATCTGGTAGTTGATGCGAAGACTCATATCGAAAAGATCAGGGAACAAGTTCAGAATGTTGAATAG
- the mutL gene encoding DNA mismatch repair endonuclease MutL encodes MIDQISAGEVVERPAHLVKELVENSLDAGATDIEVEIDNGGRQVLVRDNGKGMERQDLVQCLARHATSKIQVADDLWALVTYGFRGEALASISAVSELSLVSRPSGATMAQELKCHYGKIADPVEVGGKLGTSVSVDNLFGNTPARLKFLKSDTAEITQIRLVLKAMAMSSPRVSFRIRGKGKLLHFWPESSSLKERAEQVLESKPLFYAEGSENGIEVKIAFSAPHQVVANNRQIWTFVRGRWVTDRGLMAAVMESYRNLLMHGEYPIVALWVDLPPDEVDVNIHPTKSQVKFLDSSRVFRAVLHVLRSALARSPWLEEILKDQKVREAHLAPSSSFSFSDQELVRTQYSDRENWVRGEQILQVREPDHHLLGPLTDTLPETRIQTRPLSCPEKGASSVLDSPSEQLSPLKDQMATAQWSSLQILGQARLTYIISQSSESLFLIDQHAAHERVLFETLMNTWNTGRKEVQNFLLPLSLGIEADHLEAIMSRASDLEKLGIGVEQSGPESLAVNSCPVILKEAAVEKALRWLGEDLVSKGGSFAFEKVVGDFFATMACHSAIRAGQVLSIGEMKNLLEQMDEFSFSSFCPHGRPVFVDYPFRKIEKEFGRLG; translated from the coding sequence GTGATCGATCAGATCTCGGCTGGTGAAGTTGTGGAGCGGCCTGCTCACCTCGTTAAGGAATTGGTCGAAAACAGTCTCGACGCGGGCGCCACTGATATCGAGGTTGAAATCGATAATGGAGGGCGCCAAGTTTTGGTTCGCGACAATGGGAAGGGGATGGAGCGACAGGACTTAGTTCAGTGCTTGGCTCGTCATGCAACGAGCAAGATCCAGGTGGCCGATGATCTTTGGGCTCTTGTAACTTATGGGTTTCGAGGTGAAGCCTTGGCGAGCATCAGCGCAGTGAGCGAATTATCCTTGGTCTCGCGCCCGTCCGGAGCAACTATGGCTCAGGAGCTCAAATGCCATTATGGCAAGATTGCCGATCCGGTCGAGGTGGGTGGAAAGTTGGGCACATCGGTTTCTGTAGATAATCTTTTTGGCAATACGCCCGCAAGATTGAAGTTCTTGAAATCAGATACAGCAGAAATTACTCAAATCAGGCTGGTTTTGAAGGCGATGGCAATGTCCTCACCTCGAGTGAGTTTTCGCATTCGAGGAAAGGGGAAATTACTTCACTTTTGGCCTGAATCAAGCTCATTGAAGGAACGAGCGGAGCAGGTTTTGGAGTCCAAGCCGCTTTTTTATGCTGAGGGTTCCGAGAATGGAATTGAAGTTAAGATTGCTTTTAGCGCTCCTCATCAGGTCGTCGCCAACAATAGACAGATTTGGACTTTTGTCAGAGGTCGGTGGGTGACAGATCGAGGACTGATGGCAGCAGTCATGGAATCCTATAGAAATCTCCTCATGCACGGCGAATATCCCATTGTTGCATTGTGGGTTGATCTTCCTCCCGACGAAGTTGATGTTAATATTCATCCAACAAAGTCACAGGTAAAGTTTTTAGATAGCTCTCGGGTCTTTCGTGCCGTTCTCCATGTCTTGAGATCTGCCCTTGCAAGGTCACCTTGGCTTGAAGAGATACTCAAGGATCAAAAAGTACGAGAGGCGCACTTGGCACCATCTTCAAGTTTTTCATTTTCAGATCAGGAATTGGTGCGCACTCAATATTCTGATAGAGAGAATTGGGTGAGGGGTGAGCAAATTCTTCAGGTGAGAGAGCCAGATCATCATTTGCTTGGGCCCTTGACGGATACCTTGCCGGAAACAAGAATTCAAACAAGGCCTTTGTCCTGCCCGGAAAAAGGAGCTTCTTCTGTTCTGGATTCGCCATCGGAACAACTGTCCCCCTTAAAAGATCAGATGGCGACTGCCCAGTGGTCTTCCCTGCAGATCCTTGGGCAGGCTCGTCTGACTTATATTATCTCTCAATCCTCCGAATCACTTTTTTTGATCGATCAGCATGCTGCCCATGAACGTGTCCTCTTTGAAACTCTGATGAATACTTGGAACACTGGACGCAAGGAGGTTCAGAATTTCCTATTGCCATTGAGCTTGGGAATTGAGGCGGATCATCTTGAGGCCATTATGAGTCGGGCGTCAGATCTTGAGAAGTTAGGAATTGGAGTAGAGCAATCGGGTCCTGAAAGTTTGGCTGTGAATAGTTGTCCAGTTATACTCAAAGAAGCTGCGGTTGAAAAAGCTTTGAGATGGTTAGGGGAGGATCTTGTTAGCAAAGGTGGCAGTTTTGCCTTTGAAAAGGTTGTGGGCGATTTTTTTGCGACAATGGCCTGTCATTCCGCGATCAGGGCTGGTCAGGTTTTGAGCATTGGCGAAATGAAAAATCTGTTGGAGCAAATGGATGAGTTTTCCTTTTCAAGTTTTTGCCCTCATGGTCGACCCGTATTTGTCGACTATCCTTTTCGAAAAATAGAGAAGGAATTTGGGAGATTGGGCTGA
- the gmk gene encoding guanylate kinase, with protein MPKNLFFILVGPSGVGKSTFLDRVLKDFENICDIVTFTSRKKRTGEKEGSPYHFVTRDMFLSLIDEKFFIEWAEVHGNLYGTPRAQIEEAWKKGLGVIMDLDIQGARAMAREYPQAVTVFIHPPSIDELRQRVIKREGSVTSDLEVRMKNAQREISLASECNYQLVNIDLEVSYKELKKLIEETLKPR; from the coding sequence ATGCCTAAAAATCTATTTTTTATTCTTGTTGGGCCGAGTGGAGTGGGTAAATCCACCTTTCTTGATAGGGTCTTAAAAGATTTCGAGAATATTTGTGACATTGTGACTTTCACGTCTCGTAAGAAGAGGACTGGAGAAAAAGAAGGCTCCCCTTACCATTTTGTGACTCGAGACATGTTTTTGAGTTTGATCGATGAGAAGTTCTTCATTGAGTGGGCTGAGGTGCACGGCAACCTTTATGGAACTCCCAGAGCTCAAATTGAGGAGGCATGGAAGAAGGGGTTGGGGGTGATAATGGACCTAGATATTCAGGGAGCTCGAGCGATGGCCCGCGAATATCCTCAGGCAGTGACAGTATTCATCCATCCACCCTCAATTGATGAACTGCGTCAGAGAGTGATCAAGAGAGAAGGTTCTGTGACCTCAGATTTAGAGGTGAGAATGAAGAATGCTCAAAGGGAAATATCCTTGGCCAGCGAGTGTAACTATCAGTTGGTGAATATAGACCTTGAGGTTTCATACAAAGAACTCAAGAAACTAATTGAAGAAACTCTAAAACCCCGTTAG
- the miaA gene encoding tRNA (adenosine(37)-N6)-dimethylallyltransferase MiaA has translation MSIASTMSNPILFVVGPTGSGKSRLALELAKELHLPIINCDSVQVYRRVSIGTAKPSIEEMNSVPHHLFDMISPPIEFTAGEFRREALLVIKNLAHSTPVIMVGGSGFYIQALQKGMYEVGKVSEAVRLSLEQELAQGGLGPLFEELLARDQKLALKVGPTDTYRILRGLGLLRTHGKTLTEIQIEFQKNSDIAFPYRFATLGLHINRSQLKERLQKRAWQMVETGLIEEVEDLLADQLSDWAPMKSVGYKETLSYLRGELGDRDQLIDAITANSMRLAKRQRTWFRRDKDIRWFDVETEWLKARSFGMAFLKTGSVLTTPPA, from the coding sequence ATGTCAATAGCGTCAACCATGTCAAATCCAATTTTATTTGTCGTAGGCCCTACTGGATCTGGGAAATCTCGCCTCGCACTGGAATTGGCAAAGGAACTTCATTTGCCGATCATCAATTGCGACAGTGTGCAGGTTTATCGGCGCGTGAGTATCGGCACGGCAAAGCCATCTATCGAGGAAATGAATTCAGTCCCTCATCATTTGTTTGATATGATTTCCCCTCCCATTGAGTTTACGGCCGGGGAGTTTCGGCGCGAAGCGCTTTTGGTAATAAAGAATTTAGCCCACTCCACTCCCGTTATAATGGTTGGGGGGAGTGGATTCTATATTCAAGCGCTTCAAAAAGGAATGTATGAAGTCGGTAAGGTATCGGAAGCTGTTCGTCTTTCACTTGAACAGGAACTAGCTCAGGGGGGACTCGGCCCTCTATTTGAGGAATTGCTTGCGCGAGATCAGAAATTGGCATTGAAAGTAGGTCCCACCGATACTTATCGCATATTGAGAGGGCTAGGTCTGTTGAGAACTCATGGAAAAACTCTGACGGAGATTCAAATCGAGTTTCAGAAAAATAGCGACATTGCATTTCCTTATCGGTTTGCAACATTGGGCTTACACATCAATCGTAGCCAATTGAAAGAACGCCTTCAAAAGAGGGCGTGGCAGATGGTCGAAACTGGTCTTATCGAAGAGGTGGAAGATCTTCTTGCTGACCAACTCTCAGATTGGGCACCTATGAAGAGTGTGGGATATAAAGAGACTTTGTCTTACTTGCGAGGTGAGCTGGGTGATCGTGATCAGCTGATAGACGCAATTACTGCGAACAGCATGCGACTAGCAAAGCGACAGAGAACTTGGTTTCGTCGCGACAAAGACATTCGATGGTTTGATGTCGAAACCGAGTGGCTAAAGGCCAGAAGTTTTGGTATGGCTTTTCTGAAGACTGGGTCTGTCTTGACTACCCCTCCTGCTTGA
- a CDS encoding phosphatase PAP2 family protein: MGSFLNWTLNISLIFFFFSGQGVSFGDTAPSFKEKLSLYSIVTEIPKTSEATLQESFTKATIGPWAGILLSTAITFQYDQEILDNVQYFGRKSGVGNQDNTKTVWRVGPYPILRLPTDTGSLLYFFGDGWIHMGTAAGLLAGGHFGGNTRAWNTGIQLVHGMTVSTFFSQAFKRATGRESPTELTEDRGAWRPFPSIKAYNEHTARYDAFPSGHIMTATLTFTVLGENYPEYIDWIVPIEIGWLTLLGLQMINNGVHWASDYPLGIAMGYQIGKISARIGKEKRSDNSSQNGDRSFWNDCFFYSGVFEGAPTINVLATF, from the coding sequence ATGGGTTCTTTTCTAAATTGGACGTTGAACATATCGCTGATTTTCTTTTTTTTCTCTGGTCAAGGTGTTTCGTTCGGTGACACTGCTCCCTCTTTTAAAGAGAAGCTGAGTCTGTATTCGATAGTGACAGAAATTCCAAAGACGAGCGAAGCAACCCTTCAGGAGTCTTTTACAAAAGCGACAATTGGTCCCTGGGCGGGAATACTTTTGAGTACCGCTATTACTTTCCAATACGATCAAGAAATTCTGGACAATGTTCAATATTTTGGTCGCAAATCAGGCGTAGGGAATCAGGACAATACGAAAACGGTTTGGCGCGTAGGTCCTTATCCCATTCTTCGGTTGCCTACAGATACGGGCTCCCTTTTATATTTTTTCGGAGATGGCTGGATTCATATGGGTACAGCTGCGGGGCTTCTAGCTGGCGGGCACTTTGGAGGCAACACGAGAGCTTGGAACACCGGTATTCAATTGGTCCATGGGATGACAGTGTCTACTTTTTTTAGTCAGGCTTTTAAGCGAGCGACCGGACGAGAAAGTCCGACTGAGCTGACGGAAGACAGAGGAGCGTGGCGACCATTCCCTAGTATTAAGGCCTACAATGAACACACAGCTCGCTATGATGCCTTTCCCAGTGGACATATCATGACAGCGACACTGACTTTTACTGTGTTGGGAGAGAATTATCCCGAATACATTGATTGGATTGTTCCCATTGAAATTGGTTGGCTCACTTTGTTGGGGCTACAGATGATCAACAATGGAGTTCATTGGGCCAGCGACTACCCACTGGGCATTGCCATGGGATATCAGATTGGAAAAATCAGCGCAAGAATAGGAAAAGAGAAGAGATCAGATAATTCAAGCCAAAACGGAGATCGAAGCTTCTGGAATGATTGCTTTTTTTACTCGGGAGTCTTCGAAGGAGCTCCCACGATCAATGTGTTGGCAACTTTTTAG